GGCGCCGGCGGTGGCGACCACCAGCGCCATCGGGTCGGCCTCGCCGATGTCCTCGGAGGCCGAGATCACCAAACGGCGGGCGATGAAGCGGGGGTCCTCCCCCGCCTCGAGCATGCGGGCCAGCCAGTACAGGCCGGCGTCGGGGTCCGACCCCCGGATCGACTTGATGAACGCCGACGCAACGTCGTAGTGGGCGTCCACGCCGTAGCGCACCGCCTTGGCTCCCATCGCCCCCTCGACGTCGACCAGCGACAGGTCGATGGCCTCGGCGGGCGCCCCGGCCCCGGCCCGCGCCCGGGCCAGGCTGATCGCCACCTCAAGCGTGGTCAGCAGATGGCGACCGTCCCCTGCCGCCGCCACCGCCAGCACCTCAAGCGCCTCCTCCAGGCCACCATCGCCTGGCGGCCCGGTGGAGGTGAGCCCCTCGGCGGCGAGGCCCCGCCGGGCAAGGGTGACCAGCGCGTCGTCGTTCAGTGGCTCAAGGCGGAAAAGCACCGACCGCGACAACAGTGCCGAGTTGACGCTGAAGCCCGGGTTCTCGGTCGTGGCGCCGATCAGGATCACCAAACCGGTCTCGACCGCCGGCAACAGCGCATCCTGTTGGGCCTTGTTGAAGCGATGGACCTCGTCGAGAAACAGGATGGTGCGCCGGCCCCGCTCCCCCAGCCGGGCCTGGGCACCGGCGATCACCTCGCGCACGTCCTTGACGGTGGAGGTCACCGCCGAGCGGGCCTCGAGGTGGGCCGAGGAGGCGCCGGCGATCAACCGGGCCAGGGTGGTCTTTCCCGTGCCGGGAGGGCCCCACAACACCACCGAGGACAACCTGTCGGCTTCGACGAGCACCCGCATCGGCTTGCCCATCCCCAACAGGTGCTCCTGGCCGACAACCTCCTCGAGCGACCGCGGTCGCAACCGGTCGGCGAGGGGCGCCGACGCGGCGGCGAGCTCGTCGGCGGCGGCGCTGAAGAGGTCGTCGCTCACGGCGAGGGCGGGCCCACCGCTGCGGCCTGCTCACGGTTCCAGTCGACGCACTCCTCGTAGCTGGCGCCGGTGCCTCCAAACAGGTCGAGGGCCGACCCGATCGTCAGGTCGACGCGGCCGTCGGAACGTTCGGCGACCAGATCGAGGTCCTCGATCGACCGGGCCCCACCGGCATAGGTCACCGGTCGTCCGCCCCACCGGCCGAGCAGTTCGACCAGCTCGGCGTCGATGCCCTCCTGGCGACCTTCGACGTCGGCGGCGTGCACCAGCAGCTCGGAGGCGTGCTCGGCCACGTCGTCGAGCGCTGACGGGGTGATCTCCAGGTTGGTCAGGCGCTGCCAGCGGTCCATCGCCACCACCCACCGGGTGTTACCGGCACCATCCGAGCCGTCGGTGTCGGCTTCGTCGACGGGGATGCGCCGGGCGGACAGGTCGACGACGAGCGACTCGGCCCCCACCTCGGAGGAGAGGCGGGCGAGCGCCTGGGGGTGGAACCGGCCCCGGTCGTCGAAGAGCGACGAGGTGACGATCACCGCGGAGGCTCCGGCCTCCAACCACATGGCGGCGTTGGTGACGTTGACCCCGCCGCCCAGTTGCAGGCCCCCGGGATAGGCGGCCAGCGCCCGGCGTGCTGACGCGTCGTTCTCGGGGCCCAGCTTGATAACGTGCCCGCCGGTCAGCCCATCGGCGCGATAGCGCTCGGCGAAATAGGCGGCGGGGCGCTCGCTGCGGTGGTTGGTGACCGTCGACGACCCGTCATCGGAGTAGGTGCCGCCGACGAGCTGGACGACCGCTCCCCCGGCGAGATCGATGCAGGGCCGAAAGCGGGTCATGTCGTCGGCGGCAGCAGGCGCAGCCCCAGCTCGTCGAGCTGGTCGGCCCCGATCGGGCCCGGCGACCCGGTCAGCGGGTCGGCGCCGCTCTGGGTCTTGGGGAAGGCGATGACCTCCCGGATGTTCTCCTCGCCGGCCAGGATGGCGACCAGCCGGTCGATGCCGTAGGCGAAGCCGGCGTGGGGCGGGGCGCCGAAGCGCAGCGCCTCCAACAGGAAGCCGAAGTTGGCTTCAGCCTCGGAGTCGGAGATACCGAGCAGACCGAACACGGCCTCCTGCACGTCGCTGCGGTGGATCCGCACGCCGCCGGAGCCCAGTTCCCAGCCGTTGATCACCAGGTCGTAGCTCTGGCTGCGCACCTTCAGCAGCTCGTTGGGATCTCCCAGCTCACCGGCCGCGCCTGCCTGGAGCAGGG
Above is a window of Candidatus Microthrix subdominans DNA encoding:
- the hisA gene encoding phosphoribosylformimino-5-aminoimidazole carboxamide ribotide isomerase, with protein sequence MTRFRPCIDLAGGAVVQLVGGTYSDDGSSTVTNHRSERPAAYFAERYRADGLTGGHVIKLGPENDASARRALAAYPGGLQLGGGVNVTNAAMWLEAGASAVIVTSSLFDDRGRFHPQALARLSSEVGAESLVVDLSARRIPVDEADTDGSDGAGNTRWVVAMDRWQRLTNLEITPSALDDVAEHASELLVHAADVEGRQEGIDAELVELLGRWGGRPVTYAGGARSIEDLDLVAERSDGRVDLTIGSALDLFGGTGASYEECVDWNREQAAAVGPPSP
- a CDS encoding replication-associated recombination protein A — protein: MSDDLFSAAADELAAASAPLADRLRPRSLEEVVGQEHLLGMGKPMRVLVEADRLSSVVLWGPPGTGKTTLARLIAGASSAHLEARSAVTSTVKDVREVIAGAQARLGERGRRTILFLDEVHRFNKAQQDALLPAVETGLVILIGATTENPGFSVNSALLSRSVLFRLEPLNDDALVTLARRGLAAEGLTSTGPPGDGGLEEALEVLAVAAAGDGRHLLTTLEVAISLARARAGAGAPAEAIDLSLVDVEGAMGAKAVRYGVDAHYDVASAFIKSIRGSDPDAGLYWLARMLEAGEDPRFIARRLVISASEDIGEADPMALVVATAGAQAVELVGLPEARINLAQVVVHLAQAPKSNRAYLGIGAALGDVGRGLVGEVPPPLRDTSGQASKRLGHGVGYRYPHDDPSGWVDQQYLPDVVAGRRYYQPSQHGYEGRVAQRLAARGALPSVEQPDTTSDQPATPAGEETT